One part of the Dermacentor silvarum isolate Dsil-2018 chromosome 6, BIME_Dsil_1.4, whole genome shotgun sequence genome encodes these proteins:
- the LOC119455667 gene encoding mediator of RNA polymerase II transcription subunit 1-like isoform X2 — protein sequence MNAFFLFCKRHRSVVRERYPHLENRAITKILGEWWASLEPHEKHTYTELAKQYKEAFMKANPDFKWCKMPTLPTRSPVTRTKGATTKGDTLRWSPEQTNCPRSDMPRVPTLTKDPLSISRQNNNSPVLQQQGSNSLDEPPATKPMTESGGNAAEQSGAPNPAPPNNPPVSCKPPKKRYLENLENGTYGGGNASRLKSESSSSPSPTPSPVPCVPVQRAASTDQQTNNACSALLELAEGCQAGKKPSTAGARQKTGDLNTKSQDNGSSGLSSTATSTTTTTLTTTSSNGSSGLCGGGSVPPAGFGPIPMFDVSAANRIIDQAFSQPTTASSTSVTPPPPFTALSTLSSSTPPTSSSSMTNLGSGGGSSSAAAKARERERFFNVSSALSLAQSLNRGDEEQPLNLCKERPMTTIKTCQQDIINHIIDKFLCGPSNVEPLDGTVFSAHGSSRHPDDSPAVPAVVAAAVPGTVPTPNAGFYRGSADEDGDNVQKKVAAGSHKSGVRRKGLAGSSPSKRARINASSTVDEDGGSSPERGRKSQRSCKGQRYQALVSEGVLPGSKERKGLVRKSDEEGDDEPSRLGGGGRRDDGAKVPRKNSGSFNLDAQIAALPKCSMESFTRRKNKKKSSRPEDDGRDDCASADTAEPGCKDPDFRTSLARGVRQRSESGASGTDEAVDDPSSPPPVSSPSDHSSVTPRKFKTGDFDLDEHLAALPKCDIEVLSRRKKELRRDSGSSGGRQDSKADDSGTESDHAGASESTEENGVREWHSGEEEESEEAGRTSPKKDKRKRRKGVSMEEDFPSSLATLADIALSQKEKMQD from the exons ATGAATGCCTTCTTCCTGTTCTGCAAGCGGCACCGCAGCGTGGTGCGTGAGCGCTACCCGCACCTCGAGAACCGCGCCATCACCAAAATCCTGGGCGAGTGGTGGGCCAGCCTTGAGCCCCACGAGAAGCACACCTACACGGAGCTTGCCAAGCAG TACAAGGAGGCTTTTATGAAGGCCAATCCGGACTTCAAATGGTGCAAGATGCCCACCTTGCCCACGCGGTCTCCAGTGACGCGCACTAAGGGGGCCACCACTAAGGGAGACACGCTGCGCTGGAGCCCCGAGCAGACAAACTGCCCCCGGTCGGACATGCCACGGGTGCCCACCCTCACAA AGGACCCACTGAGCATCTCGAGGCAGAACAATAATAGCCCAGTGCTGCAGCAGCAGGGCTCAAACTCTCTGGACGAGCCACCGGCAACAAAGCCAATGACTGAGTCTGGTGGCAATGCGGCCGAGCAGTCTGGTGCTCCCAACCCGGCACCCCCGAACAACCCGCCGGTCAGCTGCAAGCCTCCCAAGAAGCGCTACTTGGAGAACCTCGAGAACGGCACATATGGCGGGGGCAATGCAAGCCGGCTCAAGTCGgagtcgtcgtcatcgccgtcgccgacCCCCTCGCCGGTGCCCTGTGTGCCAGTGCAGAGGGCGGCCTCCACGGATCAGCAGACTAACAATGCATGTTCAGCCCTGCTTGAACTTGCTGAG GGATGCCAGGCTGGGAAGAAGCCATCAACTGCAGGAGCTCGCCAGAAAACTGGGGACCTGAACACCAAGTCACAAGATAACGGCAGCAGCGGCTTGTCCTCTACTGCGACAAGCACAACGACAACAACGCTGACGACCACTAGCAGCAATGGAAGTAGTGGTCTATGTGGTGGCGGCTCGGTTCCACCGGCTGGCTTCGGCCCAATCCCCATGTTCGACGTCAGCGCTGCCAACCGCATCATTGACCAGGCATTCAGCCAGCCCACCACTGCCAGCAGCACATctgtgacaccgccgccgccattcACGGCGCTGTCGACTTTGTCCTCAAGTACACCTCCGACCAGCTCGAGCAGCATGACAAACCTTGGAAGTGGAGGGGGGAGCAGCTCAGCTGCGGCCAAGGCGCGTGAGCGCGAGCGGTTTTTCAATGTGTCGTCGGCACTGAGCCTCGCGCAGTCTCTCAACCGGGGCGATGAGGAGCAGCCGCTGAACCTGTGCAAGGAGCGCCCTATGACGACGATCAAGACCTGCCAGCAGGACATCATCAACCACATCATCGACAAGTTCCTCTGCGGTCCTAGTAATGTGGAGCCATTAGACGGGACTGTCTTCTCGGCGCATGGCTCCTCACGCCATCCCGATGACAGCCCCGCAGTGCCTGCTGTTGTGGCCGCTGCCGTCCCGGGTACAGTGCCCACACCAAACGCAGGATTCTACCGTGGCAGTGCGGATGAGGATGGGGACAATGTGCAGAAGAAGGTTGCTGCCGGCAGCCACAAGAGTGGTGTGCGGCGTAAGGGGCTTGCTGGCAGTTCGCCGAGCAAGCGTGCACGAATCAATGCGTCTTCAACCGTGGACGAGGATGGTGGAAGCAGCCCGGAGAGGGGACGGAAGAGTCAACGGTCATGCAAGGGTCAGCGTTACCAGGCTCTGGTGTCGGAGGGTGTGCTGCCGGGCTCCAAAGAGCGAAAAGGGCTCGTCCGCAAGTCAGATGAAGAAGGAGACGATGAGCCCAGCAGGCTGGGTGGAGGAGGACGCAGGGATGATGGTGCCAAGGTGCCGCGCAAGAACAG TGGCAGTTTCAACCTGGACGCCCAGATAGCAGCACTGCCCAAGTGCAGCATGGAATCGTTCACACGgcgaaagaacaagaagaagtcCAGCCGGCCAGAGGACGATGGCAGGGACGATTGCGCCTCTGCTGACACTGCAGAACCAGGGTGCAAGGACCCTGACTTCCGGACCAGCTTAGCCAGGGGTGTGCGGCAACGCAGTGAATCGGGAGCATCTGGCACAGACGAGGCAGTGGACGATCCCTCAAGCCCCCCGCCTGTATCCTCACCTAGTGACCATTCATCTGTTACGCCCAGGAAGTTCAAGACAGG GGACTTTGACCTGGATGAACACCTTGCTGCCCTTCCAAAGTGTGACATTGAGGTTTTAAGCCGACGAAAAAAGGAGCTACGGCGGGATTCTGGCTCTTCTGGTGGCAGGCAAG ACTCCAAGGCCGATGACTCGGGGACAGAGTCCGACCATGCGGGTGCCTCAGAGTCTACTGAGGAGAATGGAGTGAGAGAATGGCATAGTGGTGAGGAGGAAGAATCGGAGGAGGCCGGGCGGACCAGCCCCAAGAAGGACAAGCGGAAGAGACGCAAAG
- the LOC119455667 gene encoding mediator of RNA polymerase II transcription subunit 1-like isoform X1, translating into MSHGGENRCENRLPAATAPPTAGPSSAEALVVRDDGEEEGCCRGEEDWCGGAGGAGVRRPMNAFFLFCKRHRSVVRERYPHLENRAITKILGEWWASLEPHEKHTYTELAKQYKEAFMKANPDFKWCKMPTLPTRSPVTRTKGATTKGDTLRWSPEQTNCPRSDMPRVPTLTKDPLSISRQNNNSPVLQQQGSNSLDEPPATKPMTESGGNAAEQSGAPNPAPPNNPPVSCKPPKKRYLENLENGTYGGGNASRLKSESSSSPSPTPSPVPCVPVQRAASTDQQTNNACSALLELAEGCQAGKKPSTAGARQKTGDLNTKSQDNGSSGLSSTATSTTTTTLTTTSSNGSSGLCGGGSVPPAGFGPIPMFDVSAANRIIDQAFSQPTTASSTSVTPPPPFTALSTLSSSTPPTSSSSMTNLGSGGGSSSAAAKARERERFFNVSSALSLAQSLNRGDEEQPLNLCKERPMTTIKTCQQDIINHIIDKFLCGPSNVEPLDGTVFSAHGSSRHPDDSPAVPAVVAAAVPGTVPTPNAGFYRGSADEDGDNVQKKVAAGSHKSGVRRKGLAGSSPSKRARINASSTVDEDGGSSPERGRKSQRSCKGQRYQALVSEGVLPGSKERKGLVRKSDEEGDDEPSRLGGGGRRDDGAKVPRKNSGSFNLDAQIAALPKCSMESFTRRKNKKKSSRPEDDGRDDCASADTAEPGCKDPDFRTSLARGVRQRSESGASGTDEAVDDPSSPPPVSSPSDHSSVTPRKFKTGDFDLDEHLAALPKCDIEVLSRRKKELRRDSGSSGGRQDSKADDSGTESDHAGASESTEENGVREWHSGEEEESEEAGRTSPKKDKRKRRKGVSMEEDFPSSLATLADIALSQKEKMQD; encoded by the exons GCGGGCCCTTCTTCTGCCGAAGCCCTGGTGGTGCGGGATGATGGCGAGGAGGAGGGTTGCTGCCGGGGGGAGGAGGACTGGTGTGGCGGAGCGGGCGGAGCCGGGGTGCGCAGGCCCATGAATGCCTTCTTCCTGTTCTGCAAGCGGCACCGCAGCGTGGTGCGTGAGCGCTACCCGCACCTCGAGAACCGCGCCATCACCAAAATCCTGGGCGAGTGGTGGGCCAGCCTTGAGCCCCACGAGAAGCACACCTACACGGAGCTTGCCAAGCAG TACAAGGAGGCTTTTATGAAGGCCAATCCGGACTTCAAATGGTGCAAGATGCCCACCTTGCCCACGCGGTCTCCAGTGACGCGCACTAAGGGGGCCACCACTAAGGGAGACACGCTGCGCTGGAGCCCCGAGCAGACAAACTGCCCCCGGTCGGACATGCCACGGGTGCCCACCCTCACAA AGGACCCACTGAGCATCTCGAGGCAGAACAATAATAGCCCAGTGCTGCAGCAGCAGGGCTCAAACTCTCTGGACGAGCCACCGGCAACAAAGCCAATGACTGAGTCTGGTGGCAATGCGGCCGAGCAGTCTGGTGCTCCCAACCCGGCACCCCCGAACAACCCGCCGGTCAGCTGCAAGCCTCCCAAGAAGCGCTACTTGGAGAACCTCGAGAACGGCACATATGGCGGGGGCAATGCAAGCCGGCTCAAGTCGgagtcgtcgtcatcgccgtcgccgacCCCCTCGCCGGTGCCCTGTGTGCCAGTGCAGAGGGCGGCCTCCACGGATCAGCAGACTAACAATGCATGTTCAGCCCTGCTTGAACTTGCTGAG GGATGCCAGGCTGGGAAGAAGCCATCAACTGCAGGAGCTCGCCAGAAAACTGGGGACCTGAACACCAAGTCACAAGATAACGGCAGCAGCGGCTTGTCCTCTACTGCGACAAGCACAACGACAACAACGCTGACGACCACTAGCAGCAATGGAAGTAGTGGTCTATGTGGTGGCGGCTCGGTTCCACCGGCTGGCTTCGGCCCAATCCCCATGTTCGACGTCAGCGCTGCCAACCGCATCATTGACCAGGCATTCAGCCAGCCCACCACTGCCAGCAGCACATctgtgacaccgccgccgccattcACGGCGCTGTCGACTTTGTCCTCAAGTACACCTCCGACCAGCTCGAGCAGCATGACAAACCTTGGAAGTGGAGGGGGGAGCAGCTCAGCTGCGGCCAAGGCGCGTGAGCGCGAGCGGTTTTTCAATGTGTCGTCGGCACTGAGCCTCGCGCAGTCTCTCAACCGGGGCGATGAGGAGCAGCCGCTGAACCTGTGCAAGGAGCGCCCTATGACGACGATCAAGACCTGCCAGCAGGACATCATCAACCACATCATCGACAAGTTCCTCTGCGGTCCTAGTAATGTGGAGCCATTAGACGGGACTGTCTTCTCGGCGCATGGCTCCTCACGCCATCCCGATGACAGCCCCGCAGTGCCTGCTGTTGTGGCCGCTGCCGTCCCGGGTACAGTGCCCACACCAAACGCAGGATTCTACCGTGGCAGTGCGGATGAGGATGGGGACAATGTGCAGAAGAAGGTTGCTGCCGGCAGCCACAAGAGTGGTGTGCGGCGTAAGGGGCTTGCTGGCAGTTCGCCGAGCAAGCGTGCACGAATCAATGCGTCTTCAACCGTGGACGAGGATGGTGGAAGCAGCCCGGAGAGGGGACGGAAGAGTCAACGGTCATGCAAGGGTCAGCGTTACCAGGCTCTGGTGTCGGAGGGTGTGCTGCCGGGCTCCAAAGAGCGAAAAGGGCTCGTCCGCAAGTCAGATGAAGAAGGAGACGATGAGCCCAGCAGGCTGGGTGGAGGAGGACGCAGGGATGATGGTGCCAAGGTGCCGCGCAAGAACAG TGGCAGTTTCAACCTGGACGCCCAGATAGCAGCACTGCCCAAGTGCAGCATGGAATCGTTCACACGgcgaaagaacaagaagaagtcCAGCCGGCCAGAGGACGATGGCAGGGACGATTGCGCCTCTGCTGACACTGCAGAACCAGGGTGCAAGGACCCTGACTTCCGGACCAGCTTAGCCAGGGGTGTGCGGCAACGCAGTGAATCGGGAGCATCTGGCACAGACGAGGCAGTGGACGATCCCTCAAGCCCCCCGCCTGTATCCTCACCTAGTGACCATTCATCTGTTACGCCCAGGAAGTTCAAGACAGG GGACTTTGACCTGGATGAACACCTTGCTGCCCTTCCAAAGTGTGACATTGAGGTTTTAAGCCGACGAAAAAAGGAGCTACGGCGGGATTCTGGCTCTTCTGGTGGCAGGCAAG ACTCCAAGGCCGATGACTCGGGGACAGAGTCCGACCATGCGGGTGCCTCAGAGTCTACTGAGGAGAATGGAGTGAGAGAATGGCATAGTGGTGAGGAGGAAGAATCGGAGGAGGCCGGGCGGACCAGCCCCAAGAAGGACAAGCGGAAGAGACGCAAAG